The Pseudomonas triclosanedens genome has a window encoding:
- the choV gene encoding choline ABC transporter ATP-binding protein, which translates to MSAIRFEHVDVIFGTHTKEALKLLDKGLGREEILKRTGQVLGVEDACLDVNRGEICVMMGLSGSGKSSLLRCINGLNRVSRGKLLIEHEGQQVDIASCSPATLKTMRTKRIAMVFQKFALMPWLTVAENIGFGLEMQGRPANERKKVIDEKLELVGLSQWRDKRPDSLSGGMQQRVGLARALAMDGDILLMDEPFSALDPLIRQQLQDELLVLQRQLHKTIVFVSHDLDEALKIGTRIAIMKDGRIIQHGKPEEIVLSPADDYVRTFVAHTNPLNVLCGSSLMRGLDQCRRQADEVCFDQGRDCWIGLTETNQVKAARQGSNIIDLQQWRPGDPVEKLKHEPTLVDVSIRMRDALQIRYQTGHKLVLQEQNRVVGVLGDSELYHALLGKNLG; encoded by the coding sequence ATGTCCGCGATCCGATTCGAACATGTGGATGTGATTTTCGGCACCCACACCAAGGAAGCGCTCAAGCTGCTGGACAAGGGCCTGGGCCGTGAGGAAATCCTCAAGCGCACCGGCCAGGTGCTGGGCGTGGAAGATGCCTGCCTGGACGTCAATCGCGGCGAGATCTGCGTGATGATGGGGCTGTCGGGGTCGGGCAAGTCCAGCCTGCTGCGCTGCATCAATGGCCTCAACCGGGTGAGCCGGGGCAAGCTGCTGATCGAGCACGAGGGCCAGCAGGTGGATATCGCCAGTTGCTCGCCGGCGACGCTCAAGACCATGCGCACCAAGCGCATCGCGATGGTGTTCCAGAAGTTCGCGCTGATGCCCTGGCTGACGGTGGCCGAGAACATCGGTTTCGGCCTGGAGATGCAGGGCCGCCCGGCCAACGAGCGCAAGAAGGTGATCGACGAGAAGCTGGAGCTGGTGGGCCTGTCGCAGTGGCGCGACAAGCGCCCGGACTCGCTCTCCGGCGGCATGCAGCAGCGCGTCGGCCTGGCCCGCGCGCTGGCGATGGATGGCGACATCCTGCTGATGGACGAGCCCTTCTCGGCGCTGGACCCGCTGATCCGCCAGCAGTTGCAGGACGAGCTGCTGGTGCTGCAGCGCCAGTTGCACAAGACCATCGTGTTCGTCAGCCACGATCTGGACGAGGCGCTGAAGATCGGTACGCGCATCGCGATCATGAAGGACGGCCGCATCATCCAGCACGGCAAGCCGGAGGAGATCGTTCTCAGCCCGGCGGACGACTATGTGCGTACCTTCGTTGCCCACACCAACCCGCTCAACGTGCTGTGCGGTTCGAGCCTGATGCGCGGCCTCGACCAGTGCCGCCGCCAGGCCGACGAGGTGTGCTTCGACCAGGGCCGCGATTGCTGGATCGGGCTGACCGAGACCAACCAGGTCAAGGCCGCGCGCCAGGGCAGCAACATCATCGACCTGCAGCAATGGCGCCCGGGCGACCCGGTGGAGAAGCTCAAGCACGAGCCGACGCTGGTGGATGTGAGCATCCGCATGCGCGATGCGTTGCAGATCCGCTACCAGACCGGCCACAAGCTGGTGCTGCAGGAACAGAACCGTGTGGTAGGGGTGCTCGGCGACAGCGAGCTGTACCACGCGCTGCTGGGCAAGAACCTGGGCTGA
- a CDS encoding helix-turn-helix transcriptional regulator, giving the protein MSESQALSETSDAPALHAWHAGLARAVASVGEVSFVERLAEALNCLVPVESVMLGLERRGQPPQPLYQRGIVPEHHEGLIERYYARGYLLDPFCLALEDGLTEGFYPLADIAPDDFFASEYYKTYYLKFGCTEDCHFIVDLGEARKVSLCLYQGYSGARFSETQLDLLAGALPLVRELIRQFERSGGLDLLLAGRGEGNGSQAAQAPLNRHIRAAFMNFGSDRLTEREREIAHLLLRGHSVKSSARVLDISPETVRMHRKHLYTKLEINSQAELFSLFIDWLTGGVAAA; this is encoded by the coding sequence ATGAGCGAATCCCAGGCGCTGAGCGAAACCTCCGATGCACCAGCCCTGCATGCCTGGCATGCGGGGCTGGCGCGCGCTGTCGCCAGCGTCGGCGAGGTCAGCTTCGTCGAACGTCTGGCCGAGGCGCTGAACTGCCTGGTGCCAGTGGAATCGGTGATGCTCGGCCTGGAGCGGCGCGGCCAGCCACCACAGCCGCTGTACCAGCGCGGCATCGTCCCCGAACACCACGAAGGACTGATCGAGCGCTACTACGCCCGCGGCTACCTGCTCGACCCCTTCTGCCTGGCCCTGGAAGACGGCCTCACCGAAGGCTTCTACCCGCTGGCCGACATCGCCCCGGACGACTTCTTCGCCAGCGAGTACTACAAGACCTACTACCTCAAGTTCGGCTGCACCGAGGACTGCCACTTCATCGTCGACCTCGGCGAGGCGCGCAAGGTTTCCCTGTGCCTGTACCAGGGCTACAGCGGCGCGCGCTTCAGCGAAACCCAGCTCGACCTGCTGGCCGGCGCCCTGCCGCTGGTGCGCGAGCTGATCCGCCAGTTCGAACGTAGCGGCGGCCTCGACCTGCTGCTGGCCGGGCGCGGCGAAGGCAACGGCAGCCAGGCGGCCCAGGCGCCGCTGAACCGGCACATTCGCGCGGCCTTCATGAACTTCGGCAGCGACCGTCTCACCGAGCGCGAACGGGAGATCGCCCACCTGCTGCTGCGCGGCCACTCGGTGAAGTCCAGCGCGCGGGTGCTCGACATCTCGCCCGAGACCGTACGCATGCACCGCAAGCACCTCTACACCAAGCTCGAAATCAACTCCCAGGCCGAGCTCTTCTCGCTATTCATCGACTGGCTTACCGGCGGCGTTGCAGCCGCCTGA
- a CDS encoding polyamine ABC transporter substrate-binding protein — translation MQKTLAAVLSAALATLPALGHGGEADSANTLRLYNWTDYIGEHTIADFEKATGIKVVYDTFDSYETVQGKLLPGRSGYDLVVLNAALVPPLLKAGVFQPLDKSRLPSWNNLDADVLKHLDHYDPGVKYSAPYTWGSNGITYNIDKIKQRMPDAPIGSLAMLFDPKIVSKFADCGVTIIDSPTDVIPLALAYLKRDPNSAAPEDLKAAQDLLQSVRPYIRKFDSTSYLNGLANGDQCMAMTWSGDYATAQARADEAGAKVKLGYFVPREGSLIWFDDFYIPADAPHVANAHTFIEYMLQPKVAAEVSDYIRYATSNAAATPMLTAEVRNDPAIYPDAETRSRLFTQKVQDPKATRLITRTWNAVKTGT, via the coding sequence ATGCAGAAAACGCTCGCAGCAGTACTCAGCGCGGCGCTGGCAACCTTGCCGGCTCTGGGTCACGGAGGGGAAGCCGACAGCGCCAACACGCTGCGGCTGTACAACTGGACCGACTACATCGGCGAACACACCATCGCCGACTTCGAAAAAGCCACCGGCATCAAGGTGGTCTACGACACCTTCGATTCCTACGAGACAGTGCAGGGCAAGCTGCTGCCCGGCCGCTCCGGCTACGACCTGGTGGTGCTCAACGCCGCCCTGGTGCCGCCGCTGCTCAAGGCCGGCGTGTTCCAGCCGCTGGACAAGTCCAGGCTACCAAGCTGGAACAACCTCGATGCCGATGTGCTCAAGCACCTGGATCACTATGACCCGGGCGTGAAGTACTCCGCGCCCTACACCTGGGGCAGCAACGGCATCACCTACAACATCGACAAGATCAAGCAGCGCATGCCCGACGCCCCCATCGGCTCGCTGGCGATGCTGTTCGATCCGAAGATCGTGTCGAAATTCGCCGATTGCGGCGTGACCATCATCGACTCGCCCACCGACGTCATCCCGCTGGCCCTGGCCTACCTCAAGCGCGACCCCAACAGCGCCGCGCCCGAAGACCTGAAGGCCGCCCAGGACCTGCTGCAATCGGTCCGCCCGTACATCCGCAAGTTCGACTCCACCAGCTACCTCAACGGCCTGGCCAACGGCGACCAGTGCATGGCCATGACCTGGTCCGGCGACTACGCCACCGCCCAGGCCCGCGCCGACGAGGCCGGCGCCAAGGTCAAGCTGGGCTACTTCGTGCCCAGGGAAGGCTCGCTGATCTGGTTCGACGACTTCTACATCCCGGCCGATGCGCCGCACGTGGCGAACGCCCACACGTTCATCGAATACATGCTGCAGCCCAAGGTCGCCGCCGAGGTCAGCGACTACATCCGCTACGCCACCAGCAACGCCGCCGCAACGCCAATGCTCACCGCCGAGGTGCGCAACGACCCGGCGATCTACCCCGACGCCGAAACCCGCTCGCGGCTGTTCACCCAGAAGGTGCAGGACCCCAAGGCCACCCGCCTGATCACCCGTACCTGGAACGCGGTGAAGACCGGAACCTGA
- a CDS encoding choline ABC transporter substrate-binding protein, which yields MKSLVSSLLALSVVLPGVARAAEPDSCSVVRFADVGWTDITVTTAVTRLVLSHQGYRTQVVRLSVPDTYKAMSEKKIDVFLGNWMPSMANDIKPYADKGTVETVRANLEGAKYTLAVPRYAYEAGLKTFADIAKFREQLGGRIYGIEPGNDGNQLIQKMIREKAFGLGDFKLVESSEADMLAYVKRAGALKQPIVFLGWEPHPMNTRIQMNYLDGGDSYFGPHYGGATVFTNVRAGYLQECPNVARLLQNLTFDLAMENQLMDAVLNERRNPRQAAKGWLKANPQVLDGWLQGVAPRVSGGPAGASKAVASD from the coding sequence ATGAAGAGTCTTGTGTCGTCGCTGTTGGCGTTATCCGTGGTACTGCCGGGCGTTGCCCGCGCCGCTGAACCCGATTCCTGCTCCGTGGTGCGTTTCGCCGACGTGGGCTGGACGGATATCACTGTTACGACGGCGGTGACGCGCCTGGTGCTGAGCCACCAAGGCTACCGCACGCAGGTGGTGCGGCTGTCCGTGCCGGACACCTACAAGGCGATGTCGGAGAAGAAGATCGATGTGTTCCTCGGCAACTGGATGCCGAGCATGGCGAACGACATCAAGCCTTACGCGGACAAGGGCACGGTGGAGACTGTGCGGGCGAACCTGGAGGGTGCCAAGTACACGCTGGCGGTGCCGCGCTATGCGTATGAGGCGGGCCTGAAGACTTTTGCCGATATCGCAAAATTCAGGGAGCAACTGGGCGGGCGCATCTACGGCATCGAGCCGGGCAACGATGGCAATCAGTTGATCCAGAAGATGATCCGGGAAAAGGCGTTCGGCCTGGGCGACTTCAAGCTGGTGGAGTCCAGCGAGGCGGACATGCTGGCCTACGTCAAGCGGGCCGGGGCCTTGAAGCAGCCGATCGTGTTCCTGGGCTGGGAGCCGCATCCGATGAACACGCGAATCCAAATGAACTATCTGGATGGGGGGGATTCCTACTTCGGTCCGCATTATGGCGGGGCGACGGTCTTCACTAACGTCAGAGCAGGCTATCTTCAGGAGTGCCCGAATGTGGCTCGGCTGCTGCAGAACCTGACATTCGACCTGGCGATGGAGAACCAGTTGATGGATGCGGTGCTCAACGAGCGGCGCAATCCGCGCCAGGCCGCCAAGGGTTGGCTCAAGGCCAACCCGCAGGTGCTCGATGGCTGGCTGCAGGGCGTCGCACCGCGCGTTTCCGGCGGTCCGGCAGGTGCCTCGAAGGCTGTCGCGTCGGACTGA
- a CDS encoding L-serine ammonia-lyase, translated as MAISVFDLFKIGIGPSSSHTVGPMRAAALFVGALRERQLLQRTTRVEVRLYGSLSATGIGHGTDRAVIMGLMGEWPDRIDPRQIEPRMAALRQSGELLLAGNQPIAFDWVRDMRLLDENLPYHPNAMRLCSFHGDQLLHGDTYYSIGGGFVVDQEQAASGSLDTDHTALPYDFSSAAELLTLCRRHGLRVSELMMANERMWRSETDIRDGLKTIWQAMRDCVDSGLNHEGILPGGLNVQRRAARLHRNLQEIGKPNVIGSTLSAMEWVNLFALAVNEENAAGGRMVTAPTNGAAGIIPAVLHYYMRFNPDARDSDVTDYLLAAAAVGILCKKNASISGAEVGCQGEVGSACAMAAAGLAEVLGASPEQVENAAEIGLEHNLGLTCDPVGGLVQVPCIERNAIAAVKAINAAQMALRGDGQHFISLDQVIRTMRDTGADMHDKYKETSRGGLAVSSIEC; from the coding sequence ATGGCAATCAGTGTGTTCGACCTGTTCAAGATCGGAATCGGCCCCTCCAGCTCCCACACCGTAGGCCCCATGCGCGCCGCAGCCCTGTTCGTCGGCGCGCTGCGCGAACGCCAGTTGCTGCAACGCACCACGCGGGTCGAAGTGCGCCTGTACGGCTCGCTCTCCGCCACCGGCATCGGCCACGGCACCGACCGCGCCGTGATCATGGGCCTGATGGGCGAATGGCCCGACCGCATCGACCCGCGCCAGATCGAACCGCGCATGGCCGCCCTGCGCCAGAGCGGCGAACTGCTGCTGGCCGGCAACCAGCCCATCGCCTTCGACTGGGTGCGCGACATGCGCCTGCTCGACGAAAACCTGCCCTACCACCCCAACGCCATGCGCCTTTGCAGCTTCCACGGCGACCAGCTCCTGCACGGCGACACCTACTACTCCATCGGCGGCGGCTTCGTCGTCGACCAGGAGCAGGCCGCCTCCGGCAGCCTCGACACCGACCACACCGCGCTGCCCTACGACTTCTCCAGCGCCGCCGAACTGCTCACCCTGTGCCGCCGCCACGGCCTGCGCGTCTCCGAACTGATGATGGCCAACGAACGCATGTGGCGCAGCGAAACCGACATCCGCGACGGCCTCAAGACCATCTGGCAAGCCATGCGCGACTGCGTCGACAGCGGGCTCAACCACGAAGGCATCCTGCCCGGCGGCCTCAACGTGCAACGCCGCGCCGCCCGCCTGCACAGAAACCTCCAGGAAATCGGCAAGCCCAACGTCATCGGCTCCACCCTCTCCGCGATGGAATGGGTCAACCTCTTCGCCCTCGCCGTCAACGAAGAAAACGCCGCCGGCGGGCGCATGGTCACCGCCCCCACCAACGGCGCCGCCGGCATCATCCCCGCCGTCCTGCACTACTACATGCGCTTCAACCCCGACGCCCGCGACAGCGACGTCACCGACTACCTCCTCGCCGCCGCCGCCGTCGGCATCCTGTGCAAGAAAAACGCCTCCATCTCCGGCGCCGAAGTCGGCTGCCAGGGCGAAGTCGGCTCCGCCTGCGCAATGGCCGCCGCCGGCCTTGCCGAAGTCCTGGGCGCCAGCCCCGAACAGGTAGAGAACGCCGCCGAGATCGGCCTCGAACACAACCTCGGCCTCACCTGCGACCCCGTCGGCGGGTTGGTCCAGGTGCCCTGCATCGAGCGCAACGCCATCGCCGCCGTGAAAGCCATCAACGCCGCGCAAATGGCCCTGCGCGGCGACGGCCAGCACTTCATCAGCCTCGACCAGGTCATCCGTACCATGCGCGACACCGGCGCCGACATGCACGACAAATACAAGGAAACCTCGCGCGGCGGCCTCGCCGTCAGCAGCATCGAATGCTGA
- the choW gene encoding choline ABC transporter permease subunit, whose protein sequence is MFLTDHKLPLGAHIAAFVDWLTQHGASVFDKISDTLEFLIHGVTNSLLWFNPLALIALLVILVFYIQRSWGLAVFALASLLLILNLGYWQETMETLAQVIFATVVCIAIGVPLGILAAHKPWFYTALRPLLDLMQTVPTFVYLIPTLTLFGLGVVPGLISTVIFAIAAPIRLTCLGIQDVPAELMDAGKAFGCSRWQLLTRIELPHAMPSIGAGVTQCIMLSLSMVVIAALVGADGLGKPVVNALNTADISLGFEAGLAIVLLAILLDRVCKQRSLRGR, encoded by the coding sequence ATGTTCCTGACTGATCACAAGCTCCCGCTGGGCGCGCATATCGCCGCTTTCGTCGATTGGCTCACCCAGCACGGCGCTTCCGTTTTCGACAAGATTTCCGACACCCTCGAGTTCCTGATCCACGGTGTCACCAACAGTCTGTTGTGGTTCAACCCGCTGGCGCTGATCGCGCTGCTGGTGATCCTGGTGTTCTACATCCAGCGCAGTTGGGGCCTGGCGGTGTTCGCCCTGGCTTCGCTGCTGCTGATTCTCAACCTGGGTTACTGGCAGGAGACGATGGAGACCCTGGCGCAGGTGATCTTCGCCACGGTGGTGTGTATCGCCATCGGGGTGCCGCTGGGCATCCTGGCGGCGCACAAGCCGTGGTTCTACACCGCGCTGCGGCCACTGCTGGACCTGATGCAGACGGTGCCCACCTTCGTCTACCTGATCCCGACCCTGACGCTGTTCGGCCTGGGTGTGGTTCCGGGGCTGATCTCCACGGTGATCTTCGCCATCGCGGCGCCTATCCGGCTGACCTGCCTGGGCATCCAGGACGTGCCGGCGGAACTGATGGACGCTGGCAAGGCCTTCGGTTGTTCGCGCTGGCAACTGCTGACGCGCATCGAGCTTCCGCACGCGATGCCGAGCATCGGCGCAGGGGTTACGCAGTGCATCATGCTGTCGCTGTCGATGGTGGTCATCGCCGCGCTGGTGGGTGCCGACGGCCTCGGCAAGCCAGTGGTCAACGCGCTCAACACGGCGGACATTTCCCTCGGCTTCGAGGCCGGTCTGGCCATCGTTCTGCTCGCCATCCTGCTCGACCGGGTGTGCAAGCAACGCTCGCTGCGGGGGAGGTAA
- a CDS encoding choline ABC transporter substrate-binding protein, producing MKGCKSLLLAVSVCAPLAVQAAEPESCGTVRFSDVGWTDITVTTATTRQVLESLGYTTKVNMLSVPVTYKSLANKDLDVFLGNWMPSMANDIKPYADAGTVETVRANLEGAKYTLAVTQAAYDGGLKSFADISKYADKLGNKIYGIEPGNDGNRLVQGMLDKNQFDLGKFKLVESSEAGMLSQVGRADRRNQWIVFLGWEPHPMNTRFKMKYLEGGDDVFGPNYGGATIYTNVRKGYAQECPNVGKLLTNLTFTLDMENKLMDAVLNGGKKPEEAAKAWLKDHPELLDAWLAGVTTRDGKPALAAAKVAFSK from the coding sequence ATGAAAGGTTGCAAGTCTTTGCTGCTGGCTGTGTCCGTTTGCGCGCCGCTGGCGGTTCAGGCCGCTGAACCTGAGTCGTGCGGCACGGTTCGCTTCTCCGACGTCGGCTGGACCGACATCACGGTGACCACCGCCACTACCCGCCAGGTGCTCGAGTCGCTTGGTTACACCACCAAGGTGAACATGCTTTCCGTGCCGGTGACCTACAAGTCGCTGGCGAACAAGGACCTCGATGTGTTCCTCGGCAACTGGATGCCGAGCATGGCCAACGACATCAAGCCATACGCCGACGCTGGCACGGTGGAAACCGTGCGCGCCAACCTCGAAGGCGCGAAGTACACCCTGGCGGTGACGCAGGCGGCGTATGACGGCGGGCTGAAGAGTTTCGCCGACATCAGCAAGTACGCCGACAAGCTGGGCAACAAGATCTATGGCATCGAGCCGGGCAACGACGGTAACCGCCTGGTGCAGGGGATGCTCGACAAGAACCAGTTCGACCTGGGCAAGTTCAAGCTGGTGGAGTCCAGCGAGGCGGGCATGCTGTCGCAGGTTGGCCGGGCCGACCGGCGCAACCAGTGGATCGTGTTCCTGGGCTGGGAACCGCATCCGATGAACACCCGCTTCAAGATGAAGTATCTGGAAGGCGGTGACGATGTGTTCGGCCCCAACTACGGCGGTGCGACGATCTATACGAACGTGCGCAAGGGGTACGCGCAGGAGTGTCCGAACGTGGGCAAGCTCCTGACCAACCTGACGTTCACCCTGGACATGGAAAACAAGCTGATGGATGCCGTGCTCAACGGGGGCAAGAAGCCCGAAGAGGCGGCCAAAGCCTGGTTGAAGGACCATCCGGAACTGCTCGACGCCTGGCTCGCCGGCGTGACCACCCGTGACGGCAAACCGGCCTTGGCGGCAGCCAAGGTGGCGTTCTCGAAATAA
- a CDS encoding alpha/beta fold hydrolase, with amino-acid sequence MRRWLPALLLAATLPLHAAETKPTYGPELERFQYAYPVGHYSFVSQGHHMHMAYIDVKPKKQPNGRTVVLLHGKNFCAGTWESTIAALSDAGYRVVAPDQIGFCKSTKPERYQYSFQQLATNTHALLEHLKVGRITLLGHSTGGMLATRYALMYPQQVEQLAMVNPIGLEDWKALGVPYRTPDQWYERELKTSAEGIRQYEQATYYAGQWKPEYDKWVNMLAGLFNGAGHERVAWNSALLYDMIFTQPVVYEFGQLKMPTLLLIGAKDNTAIGKDIAPADVKPRLGNYAELGKQTAKAIPNATLVEFDNLGHAPQIQDPKRFHEALLKGLADLKH; translated from the coding sequence ATGCGCCGCTGGCTTCCCGCCCTGCTACTGGCCGCCACCCTGCCGCTGCACGCCGCCGAAACTAAACCCACCTACGGGCCAGAGCTGGAGCGCTTCCAGTACGCCTACCCGGTCGGCCACTACAGCTTCGTTTCCCAGGGCCATCACATGCACATGGCCTACATCGACGTGAAGCCCAAGAAGCAGCCCAACGGCCGCACCGTGGTGCTGCTGCACGGCAAGAACTTCTGCGCGGGCACCTGGGAAAGCACCATCGCCGCCCTGAGCGACGCCGGCTACCGCGTGGTTGCGCCAGACCAGATCGGCTTCTGCAAATCCACCAAACCCGAGCGCTACCAGTACAGCTTCCAGCAACTGGCAACCAACACCCACGCGCTGCTGGAACACCTGAAGGTCGGCAGGATCACCCTGCTCGGGCACTCCACCGGCGGCATGCTCGCCACCCGCTACGCGCTGATGTACCCGCAGCAGGTCGAGCAACTGGCGATGGTCAACCCCATCGGCCTGGAAGACTGGAAGGCCCTCGGCGTGCCCTACCGCACCCCGGACCAGTGGTACGAGCGCGAGCTCAAGACCAGTGCCGAGGGCATCCGCCAGTACGAACAGGCAACCTACTACGCCGGCCAGTGGAAACCCGAGTACGACAAATGGGTGAACATGCTCGCCGGCCTGTTCAACGGCGCCGGGCACGAGCGCGTGGCGTGGAACTCCGCGCTGCTCTACGACATGATCTTCACCCAGCCGGTGGTCTACGAATTCGGCCAACTGAAAATGCCGACCCTGCTGCTCATCGGCGCCAAGGACAACACCGCCATCGGCAAGGACATTGCCCCGGCCGACGTGAAACCCAGGCTGGGCAACTACGCCGAGCTGGGCAAACAGACCGCCAAAGCCATCCCCAACGCCACCCTGGTCGAATTCGACAACCTCGGCCACGCACCGCAGATCCAGGACCCGAAACGCTTCCACGAGGCGTTGCTCAAGGGGTTGGCGGACCTCAAGCACTGA
- a CDS encoding aminotransferase: MTTPTPAFFAQFNDEQLVAADKAHYMHGYHVFDDHRVNGALNIAAGEGAYIYDTRGNRYLDAVGGMWCTNIGLGRAEMADAIAEQVRKLAYSNPFCDMANVTAIQLCEKLAELAPGDLDHVFLTTGGSTAVDTAYRLIQYYQNCRGKHEKKHIISRVNAYHGSTFLTMSLGGKVADHPAEFDFLKDVIHHISCPNPYRAPEGMTESDFLEFLVKEFEDKILELGQDKVAAFFAEPIMGSGGVIIPPKGYHQRMWEVCKKYDVLYVADEVVTSFGRLGAFFASEDVFGMQPDIITTAKGLTSGYLPLGACIFSERIWKVIGEADKGRCFAHGFTYSGHPVSCVSALKNIEIIERENLLEHVKDVGDYLEQRLQELAGLPLVGSVRCQKLMACVEFVADKRSKALFPEELNIGEKIHLRAQARGLLVRPIVHLNVMSPPLTITREQVDEIVDTLRESILEAAEDLKRSGDYAGH, translated from the coding sequence ATGACCACCCCAACTCCAGCCTTCTTCGCCCAGTTCAACGACGAGCAGCTGGTCGCCGCCGACAAGGCCCACTACATGCACGGCTACCACGTGTTCGACGACCACCGCGTGAATGGTGCGCTGAACATCGCCGCCGGTGAAGGCGCCTACATCTACGACACCAGGGGCAACCGCTACCTGGACGCCGTGGGCGGCATGTGGTGCACCAACATCGGCCTGGGCCGCGCGGAAATGGCCGACGCCATCGCCGAACAGGTGCGCAAGCTGGCCTACTCCAACCCGTTCTGCGACATGGCCAACGTCACCGCCATCCAGCTCTGCGAGAAGCTCGCCGAACTGGCGCCGGGCGATCTCGACCACGTATTCCTCACCACCGGCGGCTCCACCGCCGTGGACACCGCCTACCGGCTGATCCAGTACTACCAGAATTGCCGCGGCAAGCATGAGAAGAAGCACATCATCAGCCGCGTCAACGCCTACCACGGCTCGACCTTCCTCACCATGTCCCTGGGCGGCAAGGTCGCCGACCATCCGGCGGAGTTCGACTTCCTCAAGGACGTCATCCACCACATCTCCTGCCCCAACCCCTACCGCGCGCCGGAGGGCATGACCGAGAGCGACTTCCTCGAATTCCTGGTCAAGGAATTCGAAGACAAGATCCTCGAACTGGGCCAGGACAAGGTTGCCGCCTTCTTCGCCGAACCGATCATGGGCTCGGGCGGCGTGATCATCCCGCCCAAGGGCTACCACCAGCGCATGTGGGAAGTCTGCAAGAAGTACGACGTGCTCTACGTCGCCGACGAAGTGGTGACCTCCTTCGGCCGCCTTGGCGCGTTCTTCGCCTCCGAAGACGTGTTCGGCATGCAGCCGGACATCATCACCACCGCCAAGGGCCTGACCTCCGGCTACCTGCCACTGGGCGCGTGCATCTTCTCCGAGCGCATCTGGAAAGTGATCGGCGAGGCCGACAAGGGCCGCTGCTTCGCCCACGGCTTCACCTACAGCGGGCACCCGGTGAGCTGCGTCTCGGCGCTGAAGAACATCGAGATCATCGAGCGGGAGAACCTGCTGGAGCACGTGAAGGATGTCGGCGACTACCTGGAGCAGCGCCTGCAGGAACTGGCCGGCCTGCCGCTGGTGGGCAGCGTGCGTTGCCAGAAGCTGATGGCCTGCGTCGAATTCGTCGCCGACAAGCGCAGCAAGGCTCTCTTCCCCGAGGAACTGAACATCGGCGAGAAGATCCACCTGCGCGCCCAGGCCCGCGGCCTTCTGGTGCGGCCGATCGTTCATCTCAACGTGATGTCGCCGCCGCTGACCATCACTCGCGAGCAGGTCGACGAGATCGTCGACACCCTGCGCGAGTCGATCCTCGAAGCCGCAGAAGACCTCAAGCGCAGTGGCGATTACGCGGGGCACTGA